NNNNNNNNNNNNNNNNNNNNNNNNNNNNNNNNNNNNNNNNNNNNNNNNNNNNNNNNNNNNNNNNNNNNNNNNNNNNNNNNNNNNNNNNNNNNNNNNNNNNNNNNNNNNNNNNNNNNNNNNNNNNNNNNNNNNNNNNNNNNNNNNNNNNNNNNNNNNNNNNNNNNNNNNNNNNNNNNNNNNNNNNNNNNNNNNNNNNNNNNNNNNNNNNNNNNNNNNNNNNNNNNNNNNNNNNNNNNNNNNNNNNNNNNNNNNNNNNNNNNNNNNNNNNNNNNNNNNNNNNNNNNNNNNNNNNNNNNNNNNNNNNNNNNNNNNNNNNNNNNNNNNNNNNNNNNNNNNNNNNNNNNNNNNNNNNNNNNNNNNNNNNNNNNNNNNNNNNNNNNNNNNNNNNNNNNNNNNNNNNNNNNNNNNNNNNNNNNNNNNNNNNNNNNNNNNNNNNNNNNNNNNNNNNNNNNNNNNNNNNNNNNNNNNNNNNNNNNNNNNNNNNNNNNNNNNNNNNNNNNNNNNNNNNNNNNNNNNNNNNNNNNNNNNNNNNNNNNNNNNNTGTTGGCCCACCTAACTCTGTTTAAACCGTCTGATATAAACCCTGGACAGGTGTCCTGCTCGAGATTTATCAATTTCTCCTCATCTGTACGTCCTAACCCATACACCTCCACCCACGCGTCTGTTACGCTTTCCACTTTTACCCATGACCCCACTACCCGTACTGACTGAGGAAACATCACTACTGAACGATCCATACCTACTCCTCCTCCGTACCCCTGCAGCAACTGTAACCGACCATTACtatcattattgttgttattattgagaCGTCTTTGATTACCACCAAAACTCAACCAGATCGgagcatttttttctttctttttaacaaAATGATCCGTCGGAGGGTCGTCCTTCCTTTCAGGACTCTCCGACAATAACGGCAGCGTCACTACCGTTTCACCACCAGACACCGTTTTATCACTAGATTCATTTTCTTCAGGTGAAGCCGCTTTCCTTTTCCTACCAGTACTAGTTCCGCTATTGGATTTCTTGTTAGAACTACTACTATTACCATTTTTATTGTGATCTTTAACGTACCTTCTCTTCCATCGTCCAGTACGTGGAGCCACCTCAGACTTCTGCGGTGGAGTAGTAGAACCCGAAACAGAACCACCGGCTGCCGGCTTCGGTGCAATAGGTCTATACCTTAGCATTATCCTGTCTACCTTTGACATATCGTACGCACCCCCACCCCCCGCTGCATACCTAGCAATACAACACCCGCCTCTCCCATCcatttcctcctcttcttcttctcagAGGAGAAGAATGTTtcgtatttatatatattttgattttagtgATTTTAATTGAGAGGTTGAATGAATGCAAAGAGAAACGATGGTATAGGAGGTGAATTTATAAGTGGGAAGAGAGAAGAAAGGACGCGTGTGAGGGTGGTGAATAACACGTGGGAGAAGAGAGGTGAAACAGCGCAGAGAGGTGATTGGTTAAAGAGTATAACGTGGCGCTATGTTAAGGTGAGCCCCACGTGATTGAACCTATAGGATTGAGGGTTTTGGGGTGGGGTCTACGTTATAGTCAATGAGAATGAAGGGAGTGTTATGGTGTGGTATCAAAAGAGGGACACGGAGGTGTATTAGGGTGTGTTGTGGGGGCGTGAGGAGGGTCTTCCTGTAGAAGAACACGTGGTCCAATGGATGTAGAATCAAGTTAGACTCTGTATAACGATTGCACCACGTGGACGGTTGATTCTACTTGCAAAATTGGTGGGTTCAAAGTTCTGATATTTTTGACGAGACCATGGACcagtgttttttctttttataatataCTAGTTAATAATAGCCCGTGGAAGACACCGgcccaacaaatatttttaaaaattattttaattatttaatttatattatttttaaaaaatatataataattttttttaaatattttaacctattagtttttataatttataatacttcttatataatttttaaataatatatattgctttCGTTGTTCAAATTTTTATGGTACTGAtagttaattataatttttaaataatttaagtttttaaattattgtgatgtatagttttttttcttctattccaatttaagtgtcataatgcttagatgaatataataattaattatgagtgatatagtaaagttacgGGTCTTAATGACTCACGAAAACTaatagaagtgatataacaaaattacaataaaacatacttgtgaaatttttttgattaacttatcattttatatctattttttttatcaaatattattaattgacacaatgcttaaatggtcataataattaattaggagtgacatagtaaaatcacggttgaaacaGCGAAGCAAACatgtctaattagaagtgatataacaaaattattataccaAAATACTtgcgaaaaaaattaaatgatctcatataaaacgtcaagtAAAGTTAACACTAATTATTATAAAtcttttaatacttaaatgactttataatattttttaataattaattaaaataatataataaaattaccaaaaaaaaaaaatagctgatgaagaTTGCAAGAGAAGAAGACATGTTGACGAAACCTGCCTGCTTCTCCCACAGATTTCCTCTTATTAGAGAGTAATATTTCTCCATCGCTATGCTTTCAACCTGCCTGCTTCTCCCACAGATTTCCTCTTATTAGAGAGTAATATTTCTCCATCGCTTATTATTTAACCCATTTTAGTTTGAACTGAgttaaaagaaagaagaaaatattattaaatcttgtgttcttcatttttttaaatatttttttatctctttaaaagAGAATGATCCGTTCTTTCTTTATAATTGGCGAAGAGCCAATATTAAGGTATCAAACCTACCTGTTAATGTAAGATTTTGAGTAGATTAACTTGTTATTTTTGGAGTAACCGATAATACTTAAGTCAAATTTTTTAcctaatatatttaatattaaaaaattaaagaatattttaatatatttgatataatcttaatttaaaaatataaattcaaaatcttctttatttttcattaactCTATAACaagtcaaaatatgaaaaaaaataaaaattaaatgaatagaatattatATTGATAGTATGTCAAATATATCACAACGACTTTTAATTATATGCTCCTGTCTTAAATCACTTAgcatatttgttaaaaaaattgtcttaaaatagttaaaatatttaaaaattcaagagataattaattatttttttcaactttattgatatcaataaaagaaaaataatctaaccaagattaaataaaataatattagtcaatttgtaattattattaatttcttcttAAGAGCTCGTTTGATGTGAGGTACGTAAGATATAATAGTTTCGAGACAAAATATAGTATTATTTTTGTGTCTGTTTGAAGGTTAATTTAGTTTCAATATAATTTATATCACTATttatatcacaataattaaataaattattttatacacgtgatgaaaaaattaatttcaaaattaattatttaaaaataaataaacaaagtattatttatttcaatgaTGGCTAGTATATGTGTTGGGACTCttaacaaattcaaattgatgCATTGCAGGTTCTATTTTTAGACCGAATGCTCTCAACAGAATTTTCCATTTCCaactaattgaataaaaaataaattaattctaaCTATCTCACAATGATCAGTATTTGTCATCTACCGTTGTTAAGAAGAAAACATTACATTATTAAAGTGCGTACATTATTGGTGCAAATAATTAGgtacattattaaataattaaataatatttctagATAACTGACTTTAatataaatttgtaatttaaaaacaATCTGAATTATCCGCTACATGCAACACATACAAGTACTACTATTTGTACTTGGGGCCGGGCTGTTTGTTGGAGAACAAagttattttattagtattataacGACAAGATTACAAGATGAGGTTGGGTAGGGGATTTTTCCACTCAGCAGatatttgatttattaaataaaaaatgaatatacatgatataatctgaaatatatattttgtttaaattGAGTAAATATTGATAATCTGTTTTCTCATTCtattcatgtttttcttttatttatttgtgtTTTGGGGAAAAAGCTTTGATGAAAAAAATCTTTGTTGTTTCATCATTGTATTCGGATATTAATAATTCCAAGTTTGTTCGATCTAACATATAGTataacttcaaaatttcaaattcacACATGCCATGCATGGATTAGTTTGGTGTATATATTGGgcatagataattttttttatcttataccATATGAAATTATCAATCTCTGAATAAAAATAATGTCACATTTTTACAATATAAACAACCTAGAGGTTCCAACTCTTAAATAAGAAATTGTATTTCCTTATTTCACTGACCAAATGTCCCATTAGGACACTGTGATTTGTAcccaacttaaaaaaaataaattattattgaattgttataAACAATTTTAGGAATTGTAGTGAAATTACAATTCAGTTTCTATGTTTGTTTCAAATTTAAAACAATGAACTGATAATAGCGGTGATCAATATGGCTTGCTTCTACTGAAACACACTGAATATTTGATTTTCTTTGAGTATTGAATTGACAAGACAAGGGACAAACAGACAATGTTAAATTCTAGTGTAGATCTTTGGCACATTactcaaatatatatatgatgtgaCCAACCATCAAACCATATTATTCATTTATTCCTTTTACAAAAAGGTGAACTTAAATTGCAGACATTCACAATACTATTTTGAGCTTTAACATTTTTCTTAATAAACTCAAGATTCTTTATGATATGTATTATTATGAGGGAGTTTTATTTGATAGGCTAGTTTGAACATTGACTCGAACTCTAGTTCAGTTCAATAGTCATGCATAAAGGTAATAAATTTTAGATGAACTAATGCTAATGGACTTAAGTTTTGTTATTCGTAACACAAGTGTTGATCATGTCAGATGTAGAGTTATTGCACATTGATCTGTTTTTAGTCTTTTACCTAAAGAAGGGCGAATTTCCGCTATTGATGAAATTTTAGACGGACCTTGATAATGTGCAAACTCATCCCAGGTCGGGTCAACACAGAATGAAGGAtcgaataacaataataatatttgttGGGTTTAAGattaaagtgtgaatggaaaatagagaaaattaagTGGtggaaaaaattgagataacactcaaaatggaaagtgtactcaaagATGAAAAAgtttactaaattctcccacattggtgggagaaggaaactttcaagtgtttatattaagaagcACTTattccacatgataagtgagacaagaaccaagaggtgccttgCTTGATTGGCTTTAGCTTTAGCTTTGGCAAATGATTaaggaaattaattttttagacaaaatttattggAAACATAGGAAAAATTCAGTCCCAAAAAAACCCAAAGAATTTGATCCTCCATTAATCaggggcggatccaggattttcagtgagggggttcagtagtacatatacggactagtcgaagggggttcaatctctattatttatacataaaaaaattttttaccatgtaaaaatagtataattttccgacgaagagggttcggatgaacccctgaaATACATGTACATCCGCCACTGCCATTAACGTGCATGCTTCTGCATGCAGAAACGATGGTTGCGGATGCTTGAAGAGATACAACTTTTCGACTAAAAGACACACTGTTTTGAAAAAAGATCATCTGACTGTTTTTGATGGTTGTGGCTAATGGCTATATAAATCAAgtaccactacagtcggattattaggccattttatcctgggagaaaaaatttTCAATCTCGAGTACTtgcttaaggacactctgtgaattcagaggacttgacctttttctgtttcatctaattttctgaaaaaaatacatttatttgaAAGGTCTTTTGATCTTGTATTGAGGGTATTAcataacttcataggtgttcttatTTTATACTTAAACTAGTGTTAAAGACTTAAAGTTATTgtgtcaaaatataaattttgtgtatacgaaaaacaacaatattttcTTGCTTTGCAAAGAAATATTGGGCGTGAAGATCTATAGTAAATACTACGGTCTATTATTCACGATATATGATTAATATATAACTGTAATACTGTAATAATTAATACACTTCGTACAGATATATCGTTGCTTAACAGTATTTATTCTGTTAATTCATTTTGTACGagtattttcttcctctttttcttttattcggtattaaaaattacaatattttcttGCGCGATTAGCTTCAATTTCTGTATTTTCTCTTACTGCATTTTTTTTTACTGTATATTAATAAGAACGGGAAAGGTAAAAGATTATTTGTGTGAAATTCTTAACATCTTTCATTTAATTGACTGTACTGAagataatttttatatctttagCTGATGATGTACTAAAGCTCCTCTGTTCTTTATCTTAACTGATGTATTAGTAACGacgaattaattaataattaagtcATAGTACTACACAGATATTGTGATTGGTAATTTAGATTTTAGAATGTATACCCAACATCCAGATCGATGGTTTTTTATAAatactttatatttatatatatagaaaaaaaggATCTATATACAAGTTGGGGACAAGGACATTTACCAAATCATGTGAATAATATCTGTTTTCCAGAATTGTCAAAAATATTATTACTACATACAAATGAATACGTGTTGGTTGGTAGGAAGATACAGATATAAAACTTCGT
Above is a window of Capsicum annuum cultivar UCD-10X-F1 unplaced genomic scaffold, UCD10Xv1.1 ctg3246, whole genome shotgun sequence DNA encoding:
- the LOC107862689 gene encoding uncharacterized protein LOC107862689, with the translated sequence MDGRGGCCIARYAAGGGGAYDMSKVDRIMLRYRPIAPKPAAGGSVSGSTTPPQKSEVAPRTGRWKRRYVKDHNKNGNSSSSNKKSNSGTSTGRKRKAASPEENESSDKTVSGGETVVTLPLLSESPERKDDPPTDHFVKKKEKNAPIWLSFGGNQRRLNNNNNNDSNGRLQLLQGYGGGVGMDRSVVMFPQSVRVVGSWVKVESVTDAWVEVYGLGRTDEEKLINLEQDTCPGFISDGLNRVRWAN